Proteins from a genomic interval of Chelonoidis abingdonii isolate Lonesome George chromosome 7, CheloAbing_2.0, whole genome shotgun sequence:
- the TRMT1L gene encoding tRNA (guanine(27)-N(2))-dimethyltransferase isoform X2: MAAEEAVEAALAQLPPEQGEVEEEQEETGEINGVVVSGKMDNNKLDVYMSEAEMKNKEERTEQESIRETDSTILDASSDSPREKHISIQRQLADLEKLADLSEGEFTSAVSQNTDQHVAAGRKPCPLCPEEKFKACYSHKLHRHLQNLHWKVSVEFEGYRMCICHLPCRPVKPNLIGDQSSTKLGAHYHCIICSATITRRTDMIGHIKRHVNKGETESRYIAAPAPKSSHEVLKEADTDVQVLPNYSTPQKSDSYFNPKMKLNRQLIFCALAVLAEERNPLECLDAFGATGIMGLQWAKHLGNSVKVTINDFNENSVTMIQENCHLNKMKVMMNTKEEDDCDETTEEGEENVGIIDVTKMDANIIMHLRSFDFIHLDPFGTAVNYLDSAFRNVRNLGIVSVTSTDISSLYAKAQHVAQRHYGCNVVRTEYYKELAARIVVAAVARAAARCNKGIEVLLAVALEHFVLVVVRVLRGPSPADDSVKKIRYLIHCQWCEERIFQEGNMVEENPYRQLLCDCHGSMPGKTAVELGPLWSGSLFNTGFLRRMLFEAVQHGLDEIQPLVKTLICEAECTTLKQFSIHGPASQNKQEECGVFIKTPDTAADYYVVQGKRKSNEMSRNTGKRQKSENNAEHPAFYYNIHRHSIKGMNMPKLNKFLQYLSQAGYRVSRTHFDPMGVRTNAPLAQFKSILVKYSTPTYTGGQAEGPLQSTEDAQAEDNVQAAVADKSGDMEFTEDDKSEGTLTFTKDSYNDNFTAA, encoded by the exons atggtgtGGTTGTGTCTGGAAAAATGGATAACAACAAACTAGATGTGTATATGTCTGaagcagaaatgaaaaacaaagaggaaagaaCTGAACAAGAGTCTATAAGGGAGACTGATAGTACTATTTTGGATGCCTCATCTGATTCTCCAAGAG AGAAACATATTTCAATTCAAAGACAGCTTGCTGATCTAGAGAAACTAGCTGACCTGAGTGAAGGTGAGTTTACATCGGCTGTATCCCAGAACACAGATCAACATGTTGCAG CTGGAAGGAAACCCTGCCCACTGTGTCCTGAAGAGAAATTCAAAGCTTGCTATAGTCATAAGCTCCATCGCCACCTTCAGAATTTGCACTGGAAGGTTTCTGTTGAATTTGAAG GATACAGAATGTGCATCTGTCACTTACCTTGTCGCCCAGTGAAGCCAAACCTCATTGGAGACCAG AGCTCTACGAAGCTGGGAGCCCATTATCACTGCATCATCTGTTCTGCAACCATTACACGAAGAACTGACATGATAGGGCATATTAAGCGCCATGTGAACAAAGGAGAAACTGAGTCCAGGTATATTGCAG cCCCTGCTCCTAAGTCTTCTCATGAAGTGCTGAAAGAGGCAGACACAGATGTACAAGTTCTTCCTAACTACTCCACACCTCAGAAATCAGATTCCTATTTTAATCCCAAAATGAAACTCAACAG GCAACTGATATTCTGTGCATTAGCTGTTTTGGCTGAAGAACGGAACCCGTTAGAATGTTTGGATGCATTTGGGGCCACCG GTATAATGGGATTACAGTGGGCAAAGCACCTTGGAAATTCTGTGAAGGTTACGATTAatgattttaatgaaaattcCGTGACAATGATTCAGGAGAACTGCCATTTAAACAAGATGAAAGTGATGATGAACACTAAGGAAGAGGATGACTGTGATGAAACTACGGAAGAAGGAGAGGAAAATGTAGGCATTATTGATGTGACAAAAATGGATGCCAATATCATAATGCACTTGAGATCCTTCGATTTTAT ACACCTGGACCCATTTGGAACAGCTGTGAACTACTTGGATTCTGCATTCAGAAATGTAAGAAATCTTGGAATAGTATCAGTGACATCTACAGACATCAGTTCTCTGTATGCAAAAGCTCAGCATGTGGCCCAGCGCCACTACGGCTGTAACGTTGTCAGAACGGAGTACTACAAGGAACTGGCAGCTAGAATAGTAGTTGCTGCTGTGGCAAG AGCTGCAGCTCGATGTAATAAAGGCATTGAAGTTTTGCTTGCAGTAGCTCTAGAACACTTTGTCCTAGTAGTAGTGAGAGTTTTGAGGGGACCATCTCCTGCAGATGATTCAGTCAAGAAAATTCGGTATCTTATCCACTGCCAGTGGTGTGAGGAGAGGATTTTTCAGGAGGGTAATATGGTAGAAG AAAACCCTTACCGGCAACTACTTTGTGACTGCCATGGCAGTATGCCTGGGAAGACAGCAGTAGAGCTTGGTCCTCTGTG GTCAGGGTCCCTCTTTAACACTGGATTCCTCAGAAGAATGCTGTTTGAAGCTGTTCAGCACGGCTTGGATGAGATTCAGCCACTTGTAAAGACATTAATCTGTGAAGCAGAGTGTACAACTCTAAAACAGTTTTCAATCCATGGTCCTGCCAGCCAGAACAAACAAG AAGAATGTGGTGTCTTTATTAAAACACCAGATACTGCTGCTGACTACTATGTGGTACAAG GTAAAAGGAAAAGTAATGAAATGAGTAGAAACACAGGAAAAAGACAGAAGTCCGAAAACAATGCTGAGCACCCTGCATTTTACTATAATATCCATAGACACAGTATCAAAGGAATGAACATGCCAAA GTTAAACAAGTTCTTACAGTATCTGTCCCAAGCTGGGTATAGAGTAAGCCGAACCCATTTTGATCCCATGGGAGTTCGCACAAATGCACCCTTGGCACAGTTTAAATCTATCCTTGTGAAGTACAGCACTCCCACGTACACTGGGGGGCAGGCAGAAGGTCCTCTCCAGTCCACTGAAGATGCCCAGGCAGAAGACAATGTCCAAGCTGCTGTAGCTGACAAGTCAGGAGACATGGAGTTCACAGAAGATGATAAATCAGAAGGCACTCTCACATTCACAAAAGACAGCTATAATGATAACTTTACTGCTGCTTAA
- the TRMT1L gene encoding tRNA (guanine(27)-N(2))-dimethyltransferase isoform X1, translating into MAAEEAVEAALAQLPPEQGEVEEEQEETGEISKGAAVDGVVVSGKMDNNKLDVYMSEAEMKNKEERTEQESIRETDSTILDASSDSPREKHISIQRQLADLEKLADLSEGEFTSAVSQNTDQHVAAGRKPCPLCPEEKFKACYSHKLHRHLQNLHWKVSVEFEGYRMCICHLPCRPVKPNLIGDQSSTKLGAHYHCIICSATITRRTDMIGHIKRHVNKGETESRYIAAPAPKSSHEVLKEADTDVQVLPNYSTPQKSDSYFNPKMKLNRQLIFCALAVLAEERNPLECLDAFGATGIMGLQWAKHLGNSVKVTINDFNENSVTMIQENCHLNKMKVMMNTKEEDDCDETTEEGEENVGIIDVTKMDANIIMHLRSFDFIHLDPFGTAVNYLDSAFRNVRNLGIVSVTSTDISSLYAKAQHVAQRHYGCNVVRTEYYKELAARIVVAAVARAAARCNKGIEVLLAVALEHFVLVVVRVLRGPSPADDSVKKIRYLIHCQWCEERIFQEGNMVEENPYRQLLCDCHGSMPGKTAVELGPLWSGSLFNTGFLRRMLFEAVQHGLDEIQPLVKTLICEAECTTLKQFSIHGPASQNKQEECGVFIKTPDTAADYYVVQGKRKSNEMSRNTGKRQKSENNAEHPAFYYNIHRHSIKGMNMPKLNKFLQYLSQAGYRVSRTHFDPMGVRTNAPLAQFKSILVKYSTPTYTGGQAEGPLQSTEDAQAEDNVQAAVADKSGDMEFTEDDKSEGTLTFTKDSYNDNFTAA; encoded by the exons atggtgtGGTTGTGTCTGGAAAAATGGATAACAACAAACTAGATGTGTATATGTCTGaagcagaaatgaaaaacaaagaggaaagaaCTGAACAAGAGTCTATAAGGGAGACTGATAGTACTATTTTGGATGCCTCATCTGATTCTCCAAGAG AGAAACATATTTCAATTCAAAGACAGCTTGCTGATCTAGAGAAACTAGCTGACCTGAGTGAAGGTGAGTTTACATCGGCTGTATCCCAGAACACAGATCAACATGTTGCAG CTGGAAGGAAACCCTGCCCACTGTGTCCTGAAGAGAAATTCAAAGCTTGCTATAGTCATAAGCTCCATCGCCACCTTCAGAATTTGCACTGGAAGGTTTCTGTTGAATTTGAAG GATACAGAATGTGCATCTGTCACTTACCTTGTCGCCCAGTGAAGCCAAACCTCATTGGAGACCAG AGCTCTACGAAGCTGGGAGCCCATTATCACTGCATCATCTGTTCTGCAACCATTACACGAAGAACTGACATGATAGGGCATATTAAGCGCCATGTGAACAAAGGAGAAACTGAGTCCAGGTATATTGCAG cCCCTGCTCCTAAGTCTTCTCATGAAGTGCTGAAAGAGGCAGACACAGATGTACAAGTTCTTCCTAACTACTCCACACCTCAGAAATCAGATTCCTATTTTAATCCCAAAATGAAACTCAACAG GCAACTGATATTCTGTGCATTAGCTGTTTTGGCTGAAGAACGGAACCCGTTAGAATGTTTGGATGCATTTGGGGCCACCG GTATAATGGGATTACAGTGGGCAAAGCACCTTGGAAATTCTGTGAAGGTTACGATTAatgattttaatgaaaattcCGTGACAATGATTCAGGAGAACTGCCATTTAAACAAGATGAAAGTGATGATGAACACTAAGGAAGAGGATGACTGTGATGAAACTACGGAAGAAGGAGAGGAAAATGTAGGCATTATTGATGTGACAAAAATGGATGCCAATATCATAATGCACTTGAGATCCTTCGATTTTAT ACACCTGGACCCATTTGGAACAGCTGTGAACTACTTGGATTCTGCATTCAGAAATGTAAGAAATCTTGGAATAGTATCAGTGACATCTACAGACATCAGTTCTCTGTATGCAAAAGCTCAGCATGTGGCCCAGCGCCACTACGGCTGTAACGTTGTCAGAACGGAGTACTACAAGGAACTGGCAGCTAGAATAGTAGTTGCTGCTGTGGCAAG AGCTGCAGCTCGATGTAATAAAGGCATTGAAGTTTTGCTTGCAGTAGCTCTAGAACACTTTGTCCTAGTAGTAGTGAGAGTTTTGAGGGGACCATCTCCTGCAGATGATTCAGTCAAGAAAATTCGGTATCTTATCCACTGCCAGTGGTGTGAGGAGAGGATTTTTCAGGAGGGTAATATGGTAGAAG AAAACCCTTACCGGCAACTACTTTGTGACTGCCATGGCAGTATGCCTGGGAAGACAGCAGTAGAGCTTGGTCCTCTGTG GTCAGGGTCCCTCTTTAACACTGGATTCCTCAGAAGAATGCTGTTTGAAGCTGTTCAGCACGGCTTGGATGAGATTCAGCCACTTGTAAAGACATTAATCTGTGAAGCAGAGTGTACAACTCTAAAACAGTTTTCAATCCATGGTCCTGCCAGCCAGAACAAACAAG AAGAATGTGGTGTCTTTATTAAAACACCAGATACTGCTGCTGACTACTATGTGGTACAAG GTAAAAGGAAAAGTAATGAAATGAGTAGAAACACAGGAAAAAGACAGAAGTCCGAAAACAATGCTGAGCACCCTGCATTTTACTATAATATCCATAGACACAGTATCAAAGGAATGAACATGCCAAA GTTAAACAAGTTCTTACAGTATCTGTCCCAAGCTGGGTATAGAGTAAGCCGAACCCATTTTGATCCCATGGGAGTTCGCACAAATGCACCCTTGGCACAGTTTAAATCTATCCTTGTGAAGTACAGCACTCCCACGTACACTGGGGGGCAGGCAGAAGGTCCTCTCCAGTCCACTGAAGATGCCCAGGCAGAAGACAATGTCCAAGCTGCTGTAGCTGACAAGTCAGGAGACATGGAGTTCACAGAAGATGATAAATCAGAAGGCACTCTCACATTCACAAAAGACAGCTATAATGATAACTTTACTGCTGCTTAA
- the TRMT1L gene encoding tRNA (guanine(27)-N(2))-dimethyltransferase isoform X4: MAAEEAVEAALAQLPPEQGEVEEEQEETGEINGVVVSGKMDNNKLDVYMSEAEMKNKEERTEQESIRETDSTILDASSDSPREKHISIQRQLADLEKLADLSEAGRKPCPLCPEEKFKACYSHKLHRHLQNLHWKVSVEFEGYRMCICHLPCRPVKPNLIGDQSSTKLGAHYHCIICSATITRRTDMIGHIKRHVNKGETESRYIAAPAPKSSHEVLKEADTDVQVLPNYSTPQKSDSYFNPKMKLNRQLIFCALAVLAEERNPLECLDAFGATGIMGLQWAKHLGNSVKVTINDFNENSVTMIQENCHLNKMKVMMNTKEEDDCDETTEEGEENVGIIDVTKMDANIIMHLRSFDFIHLDPFGTAVNYLDSAFRNVRNLGIVSVTSTDISSLYAKAQHVAQRHYGCNVVRTEYYKELAARIVVAAVARAAARCNKGIEVLLAVALEHFVLVVVRVLRGPSPADDSVKKIRYLIHCQWCEERIFQEGNMVEENPYRQLLCDCHGSMPGKTAVELGPLWSGSLFNTGFLRRMLFEAVQHGLDEIQPLVKTLICEAECTTLKQFSIHGPASQNKQEECGVFIKTPDTAADYYVVQGKRKSNEMSRNTGKRQKSENNAEHPAFYYNIHRHSIKGMNMPKLNKFLQYLSQAGYRVSRTHFDPMGVRTNAPLAQFKSILVKYSTPTYTGGQAEGPLQSTEDAQAEDNVQAAVADKSGDMEFTEDDKSEGTLTFTKDSYNDNFTAA; this comes from the exons atggtgtGGTTGTGTCTGGAAAAATGGATAACAACAAACTAGATGTGTATATGTCTGaagcagaaatgaaaaacaaagaggaaagaaCTGAACAAGAGTCTATAAGGGAGACTGATAGTACTATTTTGGATGCCTCATCTGATTCTCCAAGAG AGAAACATATTTCAATTCAAAGACAGCTTGCTGATCTAGAGAAACTAGCTGACCTGAGTGAAG CTGGAAGGAAACCCTGCCCACTGTGTCCTGAAGAGAAATTCAAAGCTTGCTATAGTCATAAGCTCCATCGCCACCTTCAGAATTTGCACTGGAAGGTTTCTGTTGAATTTGAAG GATACAGAATGTGCATCTGTCACTTACCTTGTCGCCCAGTGAAGCCAAACCTCATTGGAGACCAG AGCTCTACGAAGCTGGGAGCCCATTATCACTGCATCATCTGTTCTGCAACCATTACACGAAGAACTGACATGATAGGGCATATTAAGCGCCATGTGAACAAAGGAGAAACTGAGTCCAGGTATATTGCAG cCCCTGCTCCTAAGTCTTCTCATGAAGTGCTGAAAGAGGCAGACACAGATGTACAAGTTCTTCCTAACTACTCCACACCTCAGAAATCAGATTCCTATTTTAATCCCAAAATGAAACTCAACAG GCAACTGATATTCTGTGCATTAGCTGTTTTGGCTGAAGAACGGAACCCGTTAGAATGTTTGGATGCATTTGGGGCCACCG GTATAATGGGATTACAGTGGGCAAAGCACCTTGGAAATTCTGTGAAGGTTACGATTAatgattttaatgaaaattcCGTGACAATGATTCAGGAGAACTGCCATTTAAACAAGATGAAAGTGATGATGAACACTAAGGAAGAGGATGACTGTGATGAAACTACGGAAGAAGGAGAGGAAAATGTAGGCATTATTGATGTGACAAAAATGGATGCCAATATCATAATGCACTTGAGATCCTTCGATTTTAT ACACCTGGACCCATTTGGAACAGCTGTGAACTACTTGGATTCTGCATTCAGAAATGTAAGAAATCTTGGAATAGTATCAGTGACATCTACAGACATCAGTTCTCTGTATGCAAAAGCTCAGCATGTGGCCCAGCGCCACTACGGCTGTAACGTTGTCAGAACGGAGTACTACAAGGAACTGGCAGCTAGAATAGTAGTTGCTGCTGTGGCAAG AGCTGCAGCTCGATGTAATAAAGGCATTGAAGTTTTGCTTGCAGTAGCTCTAGAACACTTTGTCCTAGTAGTAGTGAGAGTTTTGAGGGGACCATCTCCTGCAGATGATTCAGTCAAGAAAATTCGGTATCTTATCCACTGCCAGTGGTGTGAGGAGAGGATTTTTCAGGAGGGTAATATGGTAGAAG AAAACCCTTACCGGCAACTACTTTGTGACTGCCATGGCAGTATGCCTGGGAAGACAGCAGTAGAGCTTGGTCCTCTGTG GTCAGGGTCCCTCTTTAACACTGGATTCCTCAGAAGAATGCTGTTTGAAGCTGTTCAGCACGGCTTGGATGAGATTCAGCCACTTGTAAAGACATTAATCTGTGAAGCAGAGTGTACAACTCTAAAACAGTTTTCAATCCATGGTCCTGCCAGCCAGAACAAACAAG AAGAATGTGGTGTCTTTATTAAAACACCAGATACTGCTGCTGACTACTATGTGGTACAAG GTAAAAGGAAAAGTAATGAAATGAGTAGAAACACAGGAAAAAGACAGAAGTCCGAAAACAATGCTGAGCACCCTGCATTTTACTATAATATCCATAGACACAGTATCAAAGGAATGAACATGCCAAA GTTAAACAAGTTCTTACAGTATCTGTCCCAAGCTGGGTATAGAGTAAGCCGAACCCATTTTGATCCCATGGGAGTTCGCACAAATGCACCCTTGGCACAGTTTAAATCTATCCTTGTGAAGTACAGCACTCCCACGTACACTGGGGGGCAGGCAGAAGGTCCTCTCCAGTCCACTGAAGATGCCCAGGCAGAAGACAATGTCCAAGCTGCTGTAGCTGACAAGTCAGGAGACATGGAGTTCACAGAAGATGATAAATCAGAAGGCACTCTCACATTCACAAAAGACAGCTATAATGATAACTTTACTGCTGCTTAA
- the TRMT1L gene encoding tRNA (guanine(27)-N(2))-dimethyltransferase isoform X3, producing MAAEEAVEAALAQLPPEQGEVEEEQEETGEISKGAAVDGVVVSGKMDNNKLDVYMSEAEMKNKEERTEQESIRETDSTILDASSDSPREKHISIQRQLADLEKLADLSEAGRKPCPLCPEEKFKACYSHKLHRHLQNLHWKVSVEFEGYRMCICHLPCRPVKPNLIGDQSSTKLGAHYHCIICSATITRRTDMIGHIKRHVNKGETESRYIAAPAPKSSHEVLKEADTDVQVLPNYSTPQKSDSYFNPKMKLNRQLIFCALAVLAEERNPLECLDAFGATGIMGLQWAKHLGNSVKVTINDFNENSVTMIQENCHLNKMKVMMNTKEEDDCDETTEEGEENVGIIDVTKMDANIIMHLRSFDFIHLDPFGTAVNYLDSAFRNVRNLGIVSVTSTDISSLYAKAQHVAQRHYGCNVVRTEYYKELAARIVVAAVARAAARCNKGIEVLLAVALEHFVLVVVRVLRGPSPADDSVKKIRYLIHCQWCEERIFQEGNMVEENPYRQLLCDCHGSMPGKTAVELGPLWSGSLFNTGFLRRMLFEAVQHGLDEIQPLVKTLICEAECTTLKQFSIHGPASQNKQEECGVFIKTPDTAADYYVVQGKRKSNEMSRNTGKRQKSENNAEHPAFYYNIHRHSIKGMNMPKLNKFLQYLSQAGYRVSRTHFDPMGVRTNAPLAQFKSILVKYSTPTYTGGQAEGPLQSTEDAQAEDNVQAAVADKSGDMEFTEDDKSEGTLTFTKDSYNDNFTAA from the exons atggtgtGGTTGTGTCTGGAAAAATGGATAACAACAAACTAGATGTGTATATGTCTGaagcagaaatgaaaaacaaagaggaaagaaCTGAACAAGAGTCTATAAGGGAGACTGATAGTACTATTTTGGATGCCTCATCTGATTCTCCAAGAG AGAAACATATTTCAATTCAAAGACAGCTTGCTGATCTAGAGAAACTAGCTGACCTGAGTGAAG CTGGAAGGAAACCCTGCCCACTGTGTCCTGAAGAGAAATTCAAAGCTTGCTATAGTCATAAGCTCCATCGCCACCTTCAGAATTTGCACTGGAAGGTTTCTGTTGAATTTGAAG GATACAGAATGTGCATCTGTCACTTACCTTGTCGCCCAGTGAAGCCAAACCTCATTGGAGACCAG AGCTCTACGAAGCTGGGAGCCCATTATCACTGCATCATCTGTTCTGCAACCATTACACGAAGAACTGACATGATAGGGCATATTAAGCGCCATGTGAACAAAGGAGAAACTGAGTCCAGGTATATTGCAG cCCCTGCTCCTAAGTCTTCTCATGAAGTGCTGAAAGAGGCAGACACAGATGTACAAGTTCTTCCTAACTACTCCACACCTCAGAAATCAGATTCCTATTTTAATCCCAAAATGAAACTCAACAG GCAACTGATATTCTGTGCATTAGCTGTTTTGGCTGAAGAACGGAACCCGTTAGAATGTTTGGATGCATTTGGGGCCACCG GTATAATGGGATTACAGTGGGCAAAGCACCTTGGAAATTCTGTGAAGGTTACGATTAatgattttaatgaaaattcCGTGACAATGATTCAGGAGAACTGCCATTTAAACAAGATGAAAGTGATGATGAACACTAAGGAAGAGGATGACTGTGATGAAACTACGGAAGAAGGAGAGGAAAATGTAGGCATTATTGATGTGACAAAAATGGATGCCAATATCATAATGCACTTGAGATCCTTCGATTTTAT ACACCTGGACCCATTTGGAACAGCTGTGAACTACTTGGATTCTGCATTCAGAAATGTAAGAAATCTTGGAATAGTATCAGTGACATCTACAGACATCAGTTCTCTGTATGCAAAAGCTCAGCATGTGGCCCAGCGCCACTACGGCTGTAACGTTGTCAGAACGGAGTACTACAAGGAACTGGCAGCTAGAATAGTAGTTGCTGCTGTGGCAAG AGCTGCAGCTCGATGTAATAAAGGCATTGAAGTTTTGCTTGCAGTAGCTCTAGAACACTTTGTCCTAGTAGTAGTGAGAGTTTTGAGGGGACCATCTCCTGCAGATGATTCAGTCAAGAAAATTCGGTATCTTATCCACTGCCAGTGGTGTGAGGAGAGGATTTTTCAGGAGGGTAATATGGTAGAAG AAAACCCTTACCGGCAACTACTTTGTGACTGCCATGGCAGTATGCCTGGGAAGACAGCAGTAGAGCTTGGTCCTCTGTG GTCAGGGTCCCTCTTTAACACTGGATTCCTCAGAAGAATGCTGTTTGAAGCTGTTCAGCACGGCTTGGATGAGATTCAGCCACTTGTAAAGACATTAATCTGTGAAGCAGAGTGTACAACTCTAAAACAGTTTTCAATCCATGGTCCTGCCAGCCAGAACAAACAAG AAGAATGTGGTGTCTTTATTAAAACACCAGATACTGCTGCTGACTACTATGTGGTACAAG GTAAAAGGAAAAGTAATGAAATGAGTAGAAACACAGGAAAAAGACAGAAGTCCGAAAACAATGCTGAGCACCCTGCATTTTACTATAATATCCATAGACACAGTATCAAAGGAATGAACATGCCAAA GTTAAACAAGTTCTTACAGTATCTGTCCCAAGCTGGGTATAGAGTAAGCCGAACCCATTTTGATCCCATGGGAGTTCGCACAAATGCACCCTTGGCACAGTTTAAATCTATCCTTGTGAAGTACAGCACTCCCACGTACACTGGGGGGCAGGCAGAAGGTCCTCTCCAGTCCACTGAAGATGCCCAGGCAGAAGACAATGTCCAAGCTGCTGTAGCTGACAAGTCAGGAGACATGGAGTTCACAGAAGATGATAAATCAGAAGGCACTCTCACATTCACAAAAGACAGCTATAATGATAACTTTACTGCTGCTTAA
- the TRMT1L gene encoding tRNA (guanine(27)-N(2))-dimethyltransferase isoform X5 — protein sequence MAAEEAVEAALAQLPPEQGEVEEEQEETGEIKKHISIQRQLADLEKLADLSEGEFTSAVSQNTDQHVAAGRKPCPLCPEEKFKACYSHKLHRHLQNLHWKVSVEFEGYRMCICHLPCRPVKPNLIGDQSSTKLGAHYHCIICSATITRRTDMIGHIKRHVNKGETESRYIAAPAPKSSHEVLKEADTDVQVLPNYSTPQKSDSYFNPKMKLNRQLIFCALAVLAEERNPLECLDAFGATGIMGLQWAKHLGNSVKVTINDFNENSVTMIQENCHLNKMKVMMNTKEEDDCDETTEEGEENVGIIDVTKMDANIIMHLRSFDFIHLDPFGTAVNYLDSAFRNVRNLGIVSVTSTDISSLYAKAQHVAQRHYGCNVVRTEYYKELAARIVVAAVARAAARCNKGIEVLLAVALEHFVLVVVRVLRGPSPADDSVKKIRYLIHCQWCEERIFQEGNMVEENPYRQLLCDCHGSMPGKTAVELGPLWSGSLFNTGFLRRMLFEAVQHGLDEIQPLVKTLICEAECTTLKQFSIHGPASQNKQEECGVFIKTPDTAADYYVVQGKRKSNEMSRNTGKRQKSENNAEHPAFYYNIHRHSIKGMNMPKLNKFLQYLSQAGYRVSRTHFDPMGVRTNAPLAQFKSILVKYSTPTYTGGQAEGPLQSTEDAQAEDNVQAAVADKSGDMEFTEDDKSEGTLTFTKDSYNDNFTAA from the exons AGAAACATATTTCAATTCAAAGACAGCTTGCTGATCTAGAGAAACTAGCTGACCTGAGTGAAGGTGAGTTTACATCGGCTGTATCCCAGAACACAGATCAACATGTTGCAG CTGGAAGGAAACCCTGCCCACTGTGTCCTGAAGAGAAATTCAAAGCTTGCTATAGTCATAAGCTCCATCGCCACCTTCAGAATTTGCACTGGAAGGTTTCTGTTGAATTTGAAG GATACAGAATGTGCATCTGTCACTTACCTTGTCGCCCAGTGAAGCCAAACCTCATTGGAGACCAG AGCTCTACGAAGCTGGGAGCCCATTATCACTGCATCATCTGTTCTGCAACCATTACACGAAGAACTGACATGATAGGGCATATTAAGCGCCATGTGAACAAAGGAGAAACTGAGTCCAGGTATATTGCAG cCCCTGCTCCTAAGTCTTCTCATGAAGTGCTGAAAGAGGCAGACACAGATGTACAAGTTCTTCCTAACTACTCCACACCTCAGAAATCAGATTCCTATTTTAATCCCAAAATGAAACTCAACAG GCAACTGATATTCTGTGCATTAGCTGTTTTGGCTGAAGAACGGAACCCGTTAGAATGTTTGGATGCATTTGGGGCCACCG GTATAATGGGATTACAGTGGGCAAAGCACCTTGGAAATTCTGTGAAGGTTACGATTAatgattttaatgaaaattcCGTGACAATGATTCAGGAGAACTGCCATTTAAACAAGATGAAAGTGATGATGAACACTAAGGAAGAGGATGACTGTGATGAAACTACGGAAGAAGGAGAGGAAAATGTAGGCATTATTGATGTGACAAAAATGGATGCCAATATCATAATGCACTTGAGATCCTTCGATTTTAT ACACCTGGACCCATTTGGAACAGCTGTGAACTACTTGGATTCTGCATTCAGAAATGTAAGAAATCTTGGAATAGTATCAGTGACATCTACAGACATCAGTTCTCTGTATGCAAAAGCTCAGCATGTGGCCCAGCGCCACTACGGCTGTAACGTTGTCAGAACGGAGTACTACAAGGAACTGGCAGCTAGAATAGTAGTTGCTGCTGTGGCAAG AGCTGCAGCTCGATGTAATAAAGGCATTGAAGTTTTGCTTGCAGTAGCTCTAGAACACTTTGTCCTAGTAGTAGTGAGAGTTTTGAGGGGACCATCTCCTGCAGATGATTCAGTCAAGAAAATTCGGTATCTTATCCACTGCCAGTGGTGTGAGGAGAGGATTTTTCAGGAGGGTAATATGGTAGAAG AAAACCCTTACCGGCAACTACTTTGTGACTGCCATGGCAGTATGCCTGGGAAGACAGCAGTAGAGCTTGGTCCTCTGTG GTCAGGGTCCCTCTTTAACACTGGATTCCTCAGAAGAATGCTGTTTGAAGCTGTTCAGCACGGCTTGGATGAGATTCAGCCACTTGTAAAGACATTAATCTGTGAAGCAGAGTGTACAACTCTAAAACAGTTTTCAATCCATGGTCCTGCCAGCCAGAACAAACAAG AAGAATGTGGTGTCTTTATTAAAACACCAGATACTGCTGCTGACTACTATGTGGTACAAG GTAAAAGGAAAAGTAATGAAATGAGTAGAAACACAGGAAAAAGACAGAAGTCCGAAAACAATGCTGAGCACCCTGCATTTTACTATAATATCCATAGACACAGTATCAAAGGAATGAACATGCCAAA GTTAAACAAGTTCTTACAGTATCTGTCCCAAGCTGGGTATAGAGTAAGCCGAACCCATTTTGATCCCATGGGAGTTCGCACAAATGCACCCTTGGCACAGTTTAAATCTATCCTTGTGAAGTACAGCACTCCCACGTACACTGGGGGGCAGGCAGAAGGTCCTCTCCAGTCCACTGAAGATGCCCAGGCAGAAGACAATGTCCAAGCTGCTGTAGCTGACAAGTCAGGAGACATGGAGTTCACAGAAGATGATAAATCAGAAGGCACTCTCACATTCACAAAAGACAGCTATAATGATAACTTTACTGCTGCTTAA